Below is a genomic region from Hippea sp. KM1.
CGTTGAAATCGACACCGTATCTATCTATGTTGGACGGCATAAATTGCGGCATACCCATGGCTGCGGTGAGCGAGCCCTTAATGGTAAATGGGTTCAATTTATGACGATAGGTATAGACTATGAAGCTTTCAAGCTCAGAGAGAAAATAAGACCTTCTTCTTGAATAGATAGAAAGCGTATAGAGCGCATTTAGGGCGTTGGTTTTGGGTTTTATCCTGCCCAGATCGGTCTCTATACTCAAGATGGCCACAACGATACACGGATTTACGCCAAATCTTTTGTAAATCCTTTCAAGCAGTTCCCTATGTTTAAGATAGTAATCAACGCCGTCTTCGATGCGCCTTTTGTTTACAAAAAGCTTAACAAACTCACCAAACGGATAGGTCTTCTCAGGCGAGTTCTCAACCCTATAGATAAACGATCTAACATCCTCCACAACCCTGGCCCTTGAAAGTATGCCCCTTGTGTAATCTATGGGGATAGAGTATTGCTTGTTCAGCTTGTAAGCAATTGAGTCTATATCAAGGGCGTAAGAGGCAACGGCCACACACAACAATAATACAGTCAACACCAAACGCATGCCGAATTTTACCACATAGCCGCCGACTTGACAAAGAAGTTTAATTAAAATACATTACAGTTAAACATAAGCTGGGGAGGTAAGATGGAAAAAGCCGCTTTAATTAGCGTTTCAGACAAAAGGGGGATTGTTGAGTTCTCAAGGTTCCTTGTGGATAAGGGTTATAGAATACTATCCACAGGCTCAACAGGTAAACTATTGAAGGAAAACGGCATTGATGTGGAATTTGTGGAGGATTACACAAACGCCAAAGAGATGCTTGATGGCAGGGTAAAGACGCTTCATCCCAAAATCCACGGTGGAATCCTATACAGAAGAGACCTAAAAAGCCATTTAGATACTATAAAACAGTTAGGCATATACTCCATAGACATAGTGGTGGTTAACCTCTATCCCTTTGAGCAAACAGCCCTAAAGACAGATAACGAGGAGGAATTGATAGAAAATATAGACATAGGTGGGCCAACCCTTATCAGGGCTGCAGCCAAGAATTACAAGGATGTATTGATAGTCTGCGATCCGGATGATTACAGAAGCGTAATGGATGAATTCGACTCAATCGACGAAAACAAGAGAAAGGAGTATGCCCTAAAGGCGTTTGCAAAGACATCGTATTATGACGGTTTGATCGTCGAAAAACTATCCAACGAATGGGCGCTAAAGGAGAAGGCCGTATCGCTCAAGATACACAGCAAGCTCAGATATGGTGAAAATCCGCATCAGGAGGCATACTTTGCAAGATCCCCATTTAAGATGGGTATATCCGATCTTGTTCAGCTAAACGGCAAGGAGCTTTCATACAACAACATACTGGACATAGATGTGGTTTACCGCATGATGGTTGAGTTTGATGAGGGTTTATGCGTTATAGTAAAACACAACACACCGTGCGGTGCTGCTATATCCGATGACCAGTTAGAAGCCTACCAGGGGGCCTTGGAGTGTGACCCAATCAGTGCATTCGGCGGCATAATAGGTATAAATTCCACACTGAAAAAGGATGTTGCTGAGGCTATAGCCGAGAGGTTCTATGAGGTTGTCGTCGCCTTTGATTTTGAGGATGAAGCAGTTGAAATCCTAAAGAGTAAGAAGAATCTAAGGGTTATAAAACTGCCAAAGACCAATTACAGCTTCTTTGAGATAAAAACTGTATTGGGCGGATATTTGATACAACAAAACGACTATGAGAGTGAGTTTAGGTATGAGGTTGTCTCCAAATCAAAGCCAACGCAAGAGCAGCTGAAAGATTTGGCATTTGCATTCAAGGTGGCAAAATTCGTAAAGTCCAATGCCATCGTCTATGCAAAAGGCGGCAAGACCCTTGCCATCGGTGGGGGGCAAACATCGAGAGTGGACTCGGCTAAATTCGCCATAGCAAGGGCAAATGAACTGAACATAGATCTAAACGGTTGCGTAATGGCATCAGACGGCTTCTTCCCTTTCAGGGATAGCGTCGATGAGGCGGCTAAGGCGGGTGTTAAGGCCATTGTCGAGCCGGGGGGTTCCATAAGGGATAAGGAGGTCATAGAGGCTGCAGATGAATACGGCATACCACTTCTGTTTACACACATAAGACACTTTAGACATTAAAAGGAGTCAAGCATGGAAGCTGTAATACTGGCTGCCGGCAAATCCACAAGGATGAAATCAAAAACCAGCAAGATCTTCCACAATATCTGTGGAAAACCGATGATTTTCTATGTGGTCGAGGCGCTAAGGCGATACAAGATCCATATAGTATCAAACACACAGACAAATGATACACTAAAAGAGCTATTCCCCCAGGCCACTATACACATACAGAAAGAGCAAAAAGGAACAGCCGATGCTGTGGCCTGTGCCATCGACTATATAAAAGAGGACACATTCATCGTTGTAAATGCGGATATGCCATTGATAGACCCAAATGACATAGAGAGTGCATACGGCATACTAAAAAGCAGGGGGTTGGATTGCGTTCTTTTGACAGCAGAGTTGGATGACCCCAAAGGATACGGCAGGATCATCAGGGATAATGGCTGCATAAGGATAATAGAGGAAAAAAACGCCGACGAGAATACAAGAAAGATAAAGGAGATCAACTCCGGCATCTATATATTCAAAACGGAGTCTGTAAAAGAGGCACTCCCTAAGATTGAAAGGGATGCTGTAAGCAACGAGTATTACCTAACAGACATCATACCCCTACTCAAGGGCGTTGAGGCTGTGAGGGTCAATCCGCAGCACATACTCGGTGTAAATACACGCAAGCAGCTTTCAGAGGTAAGAAACATTATGCAGAGGAGGATAATTGATAAATTTGACGATGTCACATTCATAGACTCCGAAAACACCTATATCAACTATGATGTCGAGATTGGCGAGGATACGGTTATATATCCCAATGTCCATCTAAGGGGCAAAACCACCATAGGCAGAAACTGCATAATAGAAAACGGCTCGGTCATAGAAAACTCCGTCATCAAGGACAATGTCCATATAAAACCGTACTGCGTCATAGAGGAAAGCACCATAAAGAACAACTGCGAGATCGGTCCATTTGCCCACCTAAGGCCCCACAGCGAGCTGTCTGAGAATGTAAGGATAGGCAACTTTGTCGAGACAAAGAAGGTTAGAATCGGCAGAAACACCAAAGCAAGCCACCTGACATACTTAGGCGATGCAACATTAGGCAGCGATGTCAATGTGGGATGCGGCACAATAACATGCAATTACGATGGATACAGAAAGAATGAAACCATTATAGGCGACAGGGTCTTTATAGGCTCTGATGTCCAGCTTGTTGCACCTGTAAGGATAGGAAACGATGTATTGATAGCCGCAGGCACAACCGTTACCAAGGATGTTGAGGATTTCTCCCTGGCCATATCGAGGGTGCCACAGGTTAACAAGGAAGGATGGGTAAAAAAATACAGGCAATCGATGGAGAAAAAGCTCAAAGAGGAGAAAAAGGCCAAGTAATTAATGGCTATCTTTAAGCCGACCGACGATGTCATAGAAGAGGGCAAACTGCTATCCTATGCAGGTGTGGTCGGTGTAATAACCGGATTGGGCGCTGTGGCGTTCCTTGTGGCAACGCACTTCTTCAGCGTCTATATCCTCCACAACATAGCAGGCTATCCCTTAGTCGAACCCAGGGGCGAGCCAGAGCTATTTGAAAAGCTAAACAAGCAGTTCAATCCCGTCTTGTTAGTTGTGATAACAACCATAGGTGGCCTATTGTCTGGAATATTGGTCTATACATTTGCACCAGAGGCAGAAGGCCACGGCACAGACGGGGCTATCGACGCATACCACAGAAAAGATGGTCTCATAAGGCCAACCGTTCCAATAGTAAAAATGATAGCAAGCGCCATTACGCTGGGCAGCGGCGGCTCAGGCGGCAGGGAAGGCCCTATAGCGCAGATCGGTGCGGGTTTTGGCTCCTTCTTTGCAACAAAACTCAACCTAACGCCCAGACAGAGGAGGATACTCCTTGCAAGCGGTATGGGGGCAGGCGTGGGGGCTATATTCCATGCCCCTATGGCTGGTGCTATTTTTGCAAGCGAGGTGCTATACAAAGAACCTGAGATGGAGGGGGAGGTTTTTATATACACGGTTGTGGCATCCATCGTCGCATACTCCACATTCTCCCTGTTTTTTGGATGGAAACCGTTGTTCTATACGCCTGTATTTCGGTTTACAAACCCCATCGAGTTATTATCGTACACCGTATTGGCCTTTAGCGTCGGCTTATTTTCCGTATTCTATATAAAGGTCTTTTACGGTATCAGGGATCTATTCAAAAGGATAAGGCTCATACCACACATAAAACCGGCCATCGGCGGGTTTATAGTTGGCCTAATCGGCATATTCATACCGGATGCCATCTCAAGCGGATACGGTCTGCTTCAGAGGGCTATCGATGGGACAGCACCCATAAAGCTCCTCCTGCTTGTGGCTGTATTGAAGGTTCTGGCAACATCCTTCACCATATCCAGCGGCGGCTCGGCCGGTGTATTCGGACCGTCTATGGTCATAGGCGGATCGTTGGGGGGTGCTATAGGCCTGCTTTTGCACAACATATCACCATCGCTGGTCAGTCAGCCGGCCTCGTTTGTGTTGGTGGGTATGGTGGGTTTCTTCAGTGCTGCGGCCAACACGCCCCTATCGACAATCGTTATGGTTACAGAGATGACGGGCAGCTATCATCTAATAGTGCCTGCTATCTGGACGGCAACCATTAGCTATATAGTGGCCCAGAAGTGGACGATATACGAAAAACAGGTAAAAAACAGGAAAAACTCACCGGCCCATCTGCTGGAATACAAACGGGATCTGCTTGAGGAGATCCTTATAAAGGACATAATGAAAAAGGACTTTGCAAGCGTCAGTCCGTTTACATCCCTTCAGGAGATATTTAGAATATTCTCAACAATCAACGACGACGATATATTGGTGCTGGACACAAACGGCAAATTGAAGGGTATTATTACGCTAAGGGTCTTAAAATCGCTCCTTGCAGAAAAGCAACTCCCACCCATCTTGATTGCAGACGATGTGGCCAACACAAAACTCATAACAACAACACCCAACGAAAACCTCCACAACCTCATGCACAAGATAGGGCTTAAGGATATAAACCTCATACCGGTGGTAGATGAAAACGATCCGACAAGGGTATTGGGTGTCGTAAAAAGAAGCGACATCATAAGGATATACAACGAAATAACACAAAAGATAAACAGGAGTGTTTGAAAAAAAATAAAATAGGTGCTATAAGAGGTAGGTTATGTGCGGTATCGTTGGTTATTGCGGCAAACAGGAAGCCTTAAAGGTGCTGCTTTCTGGGCTTCAGGCCTTAGAATACAGGGGATACGATTCGGCAGGCATATCGCTCAAATCGGGCAATACCATAGAGACGGTTAAAACCAAAGGCAAGGTAATTGACCTGATAACATTGATAGCCAACAGTTCCATAAACACGCAGGCCTCAATAGGGATAGGTCATACCAGATGGGCAACACACGGTATACCCAGCTCAGAGAACGCCCATCCGCACTTTACAGAGAGGGTATCGGTTGTCCACAACGGCATAATAGAGAACTACAGGGAATTAGAGGCGCTTCTAAACCAAAACGGCATAAAGAGAAAGACCCAGACGGATACGGAGATCATAGCCTTACTCATAGACTTCTTTTTAAAAGACAAGCCATTCGAGGAGGCGTTTAAGGAGGCCGTAAAACTACTAAAGGGCAGCTTCGCCATTGCAGCCATATCAAAGGATGAGAACTTCATCATGGCGGCAAAACACGAAAGCCCGCTTGTTATAGGTTTATCCAAAAACCAGACATTCATAGCAAGCGATGTATCCGCCATGATAGAGCACACAAACAGCTTCATATTCTTAGAGGATGGAGATATAGCCAAAATATCTAATGAAAAGATAGTTATCTGGGATAAAAATGGCAAAATAGTAAACAGGCAGCCAACCACCATAAATTGGTCTAAACAGACAGCCCAGAAGGGCGGATACAAACACTTCATGCTAAAGGAGATCGCAGAAGAGGACGAGGCCGTTAGAAACACCATACAGTCAAGGATATCAGAGGATGGAAGGATACTGCTGGATGATGAGATAACAATAGATGAGAAGTTTATAAAGAACATAGACAGGATAACCATTGTGGCATGCGGCACAAGTTTCTATGCAGGACTAACCGCAAAACCAATATTGGAAAAATACACAGGCGTCAAGGTGGATGTCGAGATAGGCAGCGAGTTTAGGTATTACGACTATCCATATTCTAAAAACAACCTCTTTGTCGCCATATCACAATCCGGCGAGACAGCAGATACAAAAGAACCCCTCCGCATGGCAAAGAACAAGGGCATAAAGACGCTTTCCATCGTTAATGTTAAGGAATCGGCCATTGCACGCATGGCAGACTCATGCATATACACCTTAGCAGGTCCAGAGATCAGCGTGGCATCAACCAAAGCCTTTGTAAGTCAGCTGGCCGTTTTGTACATGCTGGCCTTCTATATCGGCCAAAAAAAGGGTAAAGACAATACAGAGCGCTCAAGGATACTCCTAAGCATGCCAAAACTCATAAAGGAGACATTCAACGCCACAAACCAAACGACAAAAGAGCTGGCAGAGACATACCATAGATACAGAAACTTCCTCTATTTAGGCAGGGGGCTTTGCTACCCTTTGGCTTTGGAGGGGGCATTAAAGCTTAAGGAGATCTCATACATACATGCTGAAGGCTATCCAGCCGGTGAGATGAAGCACGGCCCTATAGCGTTAATCGACGAAAACACGCCAACGGTGGTTATCGCACACCAAAAAGAACCGCTTTATTCCAAAAGCCTATCGAACTGCGAGGAGATAAAATCAAGAGACGGAAAAATCATACTAATAAGCGACAAACCCGCATCCATAGTTGATCAAACAATAGAGGTGCCGATTGTGGATTATGAGTTTTTGCCCTTTATCTATGTGATTCCACTGCAGCTGTTTGCCTATTACATGGCCCTATTTTTGGGTTATGACATAGATCAACCCAGAAACCTTGCAAAGAGTGTAACGGTAGAATGAAGGTATCACCAATCTCAGAGTTGATGTTTATCATAAAAAGCCTAAAACATTCCCAGACCAGCAAGATGTTGATATACGCATCCATTGTGGGCGTGCTGGCCGGCGTGGGTGCAATTGTGTTCTTTGTGTTATTGGATTTGACATCGGTGACCCTGCTAAACCACATAGCAGGATTCCCCATAAGCCACCCGACAAACGAAGAACCGCTCATACCGCTTATACACAAACCATTCAACCGCATAGCATTTCTCATAATCATCACAATTGGTGGCTTTATAAGCGGACTGCTCATACACCTGTTGGCTGAGGAAACAAAGGGCGGCGGCACCGGTGAGGTTGTAAAGGCCTATCATAACAACCAGCCAATAAGGAAAAGGGTGCCGTTTGTAAAGCTCATCGTATCTGTCATATCGTTAGGCGTAGGCGGTGCAGGCGGTAGAGAGGGCCCTGCAGCCCAGATCGGTGCGGGTTTTGGCTATCAGTTTGGAAACTTCTTAAAATTAACGGATAAAGAGAAGAGGATATTGATGATAGCCGGTCTTGCCGGGGGTGTGGGTGCTATATTCAGAAGCCCCATGGGGGCTGCTATATACGCCGTTGAGGTGTTGTATAAGGATATAGACTTCGAATACGAGGCGCTTCTTCCTGCTGCCATATCATCCATTATCGCATACTCCATATTCTCAGCAAAATTCGGCTGGGTTCATATGTTCTCAACACCACCACTGGCCTTTCACAACCTAAGGGAGTTTGCATCATACACAGTCTTAGCTGTTGTCTGTGCCTTAAGCGCCATAGCGTTTATAAACATATTCAACGCCTCATCCAACATGTTCTCAAGGATAAAATCACCGCTTTACATAAAAACAGCCCTGGGCGGATTCCTGGTTGGTTTATTCGCCATGTTCATACCCGACAGCGCCGGCATGGGATACGGCATAATGCAGAGTGCATTCTTAAACGAAACGGGCTTTCAGATGCTTCTGATGTTGGGGCTTGTCAGGATGTTTACAACATCCATAACATTGGGCAGCGGCAACTCCGTTGGTCTATTTGCACCAACACTCGTTATAGGGACGGCAATCGGTGGCGGCATAGGTGGACTAATAAAAAGCATATTCCCCATGATGGTTGACAACCCCGCATCATTTGCCATAGTGGGAATGGCCGGCTTCTTTGCCGCTACAAACAAGACGCCGCTTTCCATTATAATAGTCGTTGCAGAGATTACGGGGAACTATGAGCTTATAGTGCCCTCCATGTGGGTCGTTGCCATAAGCTTCCTTTTAACAACCAGATACAGCATAGAGAAACACCAGGTCAAAAACAGGGCGCACTCCCCCATACACAAGTACGAGTTTGTCAGGGATGTATTGGAGGGCATAAAGGTAAAAGAACTAATGAAAAAGGACTTCGTAAGCGTTTCAAACTCAACGAGCCTTGCAAAGATATTCGAGATACTCTCAGAGGCAAAGCAGACAGATATACCCATCATAGACAACTCAAACAAGCTTCAGGGCATAGTAACCCTGCATGTGCTTAAATCCATACTGGGCGAGGGCGAGCTGGCCGATTTCCTTGTGGCTGAGGATGTGGCCAACAAAGATGTCATAACAACAACAAAAGAAGAGAACCTCAACACGCTTATGCACAAGATAGGCTTTAGGGAGATAAACACCATACCCGTTGTTGATGATGAGGGTAAGGTTATAGGCATAATAACAAGAAAGGACATTATAAAGGCGTATAACGATGCAACAGAAAAATTACATAATAGATGAACTCAATCCGCAGCAGAAGCAGGCGGTATTGGAAAACAGCTGCAACCTGCTCATATTGGCAGGGGCAGGCAGCGGAAAAACAAAGACCATCACGCATAAGATAGCCTTCATACTCAACGAAGGCCTGGCAAAGCCCCACCAGATTTTAGCCTTAACCTTCACCAACAAAGCAGCAGGCGAGATGAGGGAAAGGATCGAAAAGCTCATAGGCAGCCAGGCATCCGATATGTGGATCGGCACATTCCACTCCATAGCGCTGAGAATACTAAGACATGAGGGCTTTAGGCCCACCATTTATGACTCAAAGGATCAGGAAAACCTCATAAAGGAGATACTAAAAAAGCTCAACATAGATCCCAAAAAATACACACCTAAGTCTTTTTGTGCCTCCATCTCATCATTGAAACTCAAACTAACAAAACCCGATGGCCTAAAGGTAAGTTCACCCTTTGAAAAATACCTAAAAAGCGTCTATAAGCTGTATGAGGAGGAGCTAAACAAGGCAAACGCCGTTGACTTTGACAACATAATCCTCAAAGCAATCGAGCTTTTAGAAGAAAACCAGCGAATCAGAGAGAAATACTCAAACAGGTTTAAATACATATTCATAGACGAATACCAGGATACAAACTATCCACAATACCTATTTGTCCGCCTGCTGTACAACAAATCCAATATAGTCTGCGCCGTGGGGGATGAGGATCAGTCCATATACGGCTTCAGGGGAGCGCAGATAGACAATATACTCAAGTTCGACAAGGAATACGATAACTGCAAGGTCATAAAGCTTGAGAAGAATTACCGCTCGGCACAGGAGATACTCAACATAGCAAACACATTGATATCAAAAAACAGCCTCAGAAAGGAAAAGAGGCTCTATTCGGACAAGATCGGTGGCAGAATAAGCATAGTAAATTTGGCAAACGAAAACGAAGAGGCCTCATTTGTGGCAGAACAAATACAAAAGCTCCAATACAACGGCGAGAGCCTATCCGATATTGCCGTATTGTACAGAACAAACTTCCAATCAAGAACGATCGAGGAGGCCTTAATAAG
It encodes:
- a CDS encoding chloride channel protein — translated: MAIFKPTDDVIEEGKLLSYAGVVGVITGLGAVAFLVATHFFSVYILHNIAGYPLVEPRGEPELFEKLNKQFNPVLLVVITTIGGLLSGILVYTFAPEAEGHGTDGAIDAYHRKDGLIRPTVPIVKMIASAITLGSGGSGGREGPIAQIGAGFGSFFATKLNLTPRQRRILLASGMGAGVGAIFHAPMAGAIFASEVLYKEPEMEGEVFIYTVVASIVAYSTFSLFFGWKPLFYTPVFRFTNPIELLSYTVLAFSVGLFSVFYIKVFYGIRDLFKRIRLIPHIKPAIGGFIVGLIGIFIPDAISSGYGLLQRAIDGTAPIKLLLLVAVLKVLATSFTISSGGSAGVFGPSMVIGGSLGGAIGLLLHNISPSLVSQPASFVLVGMVGFFSAAANTPLSTIVMVTEMTGSYHLIVPAIWTATISYIVAQKWTIYEKQVKNRKNSPAHLLEYKRDLLEEILIKDIMKKDFASVSPFTSLQEIFRIFSTINDDDILVLDTNGKLKGIITLRVLKSLLAEKQLPPILIADDVANTKLITTTPNENLHNLMHKIGLKDINLIPVVDENDPTRVLGVVKRSDIIRIYNEITQKINRSV
- the purH gene encoding bifunctional phosphoribosylaminoimidazolecarboxamide formyltransferase/IMP cyclohydrolase, whose amino-acid sequence is MEKAALISVSDKRGIVEFSRFLVDKGYRILSTGSTGKLLKENGIDVEFVEDYTNAKEMLDGRVKTLHPKIHGGILYRRDLKSHLDTIKQLGIYSIDIVVVNLYPFEQTALKTDNEEELIENIDIGGPTLIRAAAKNYKDVLIVCDPDDYRSVMDEFDSIDENKRKEYALKAFAKTSYYDGLIVEKLSNEWALKEKAVSLKIHSKLRYGENPHQEAYFARSPFKMGISDLVQLNGKELSYNNILDIDVVYRMMVEFDEGLCVIVKHNTPCGAAISDDQLEAYQGALECDPISAFGGIIGINSTLKKDVAEAIAERFYEVVVAFDFEDEAVEILKSKKNLRVIKLPKTNYSFFEIKTVLGGYLIQQNDYESEFRYEVVSKSKPTQEQLKDLAFAFKVAKFVKSNAIVYAKGGKTLAIGGGQTSRVDSAKFAIARANELNIDLNGCVMASDGFFPFRDSVDEAAKAGVKAIVEPGGSIRDKEVIEAADEYGIPLLFTHIRHFRH
- a CDS encoding chloride channel protein, whose product is MKVSPISELMFIIKSLKHSQTSKMLIYASIVGVLAGVGAIVFFVLLDLTSVTLLNHIAGFPISHPTNEEPLIPLIHKPFNRIAFLIIITIGGFISGLLIHLLAEETKGGGTGEVVKAYHNNQPIRKRVPFVKLIVSVISLGVGGAGGREGPAAQIGAGFGYQFGNFLKLTDKEKRILMIAGLAGGVGAIFRSPMGAAIYAVEVLYKDIDFEYEALLPAAISSIIAYSIFSAKFGWVHMFSTPPLAFHNLREFASYTVLAVVCALSAIAFINIFNASSNMFSRIKSPLYIKTALGGFLVGLFAMFIPDSAGMGYGIMQSAFLNETGFQMLLMLGLVRMFTTSITLGSGNSVGLFAPTLVIGTAIGGGIGGLIKSIFPMMVDNPASFAIVGMAGFFAATNKTPLSIIIVVAEITGNYELIVPSMWVVAISFLLTTRYSIEKHQVKNRAHSPIHKYEFVRDVLEGIKVKELMKKDFVSVSNSTSLAKIFEILSEAKQTDIPIIDNSNKLQGIVTLHVLKSILGEGELADFLVAEDVANKDVITTTKEENLNTLMHKIGFREINTIPVVDDEGKVIGIITRKDIIKAYNDATEKLHNR
- a CDS encoding lytic murein transglycosylase — protein: MLTVLLLCVAVASYALDIDSIAYKLNKQYSIPIDYTRGILSRARVVEDVRSFIYRVENSPEKTYPFGEFVKLFVNKRRIEDGVDYYLKHRELLERIYKRFGVNPCIVVAILSIETDLGRIKPKTNALNALYTLSIYSRRRSYFLSELESFIVYTYRHKLNPFTIKGSLTAAMGMPQFMPSNIDRYGVDFNGNGLNLDEEPDAFASIANYLIKHGWKRSERVVEYLSSDKGYCLKMKGKRLKGGRVVVFSYKQGVKCFLAFKNFWALKRYNGTKNYAMAAYRLSEEICKRIR
- the glmS gene encoding glutamine--fructose-6-phosphate transaminase (isomerizing); the encoded protein is MCGIVGYCGKQEALKVLLSGLQALEYRGYDSAGISLKSGNTIETVKTKGKVIDLITLIANSSINTQASIGIGHTRWATHGIPSSENAHPHFTERVSVVHNGIIENYRELEALLNQNGIKRKTQTDTEIIALLIDFFLKDKPFEEAFKEAVKLLKGSFAIAAISKDENFIMAAKHESPLVIGLSKNQTFIASDVSAMIEHTNSFIFLEDGDIAKISNEKIVIWDKNGKIVNRQPTTINWSKQTAQKGGYKHFMLKEIAEEDEAVRNTIQSRISEDGRILLDDEITIDEKFIKNIDRITIVACGTSFYAGLTAKPILEKYTGVKVDVEIGSEFRYYDYPYSKNNLFVAISQSGETADTKEPLRMAKNKGIKTLSIVNVKESAIARMADSCIYTLAGPEISVASTKAFVSQLAVLYMLAFYIGQKKGKDNTERSRILLSMPKLIKETFNATNQTTKELAETYHRYRNFLYLGRGLCYPLALEGALKLKEISYIHAEGYPAGEMKHGPIALIDENTPTVVIAHQKEPLYSKSLSNCEEIKSRDGKIILISDKPASIVDQTIEVPIVDYEFLPFIYVIPLQLFAYYMALFLGYDIDQPRNLAKSVTVE
- a CDS encoding ATP-dependent helicase, translating into MQQKNYIIDELNPQQKQAVLENSCNLLILAGAGSGKTKTITHKIAFILNEGLAKPHQILALTFTNKAAGEMRERIEKLIGSQASDMWIGTFHSIALRILRHEGFRPTIYDSKDQENLIKEILKKLNIDPKKYTPKSFCASISSLKLKLTKPDGLKVSSPFEKYLKSVYKLYEEELNKANAVDFDNIILKAIELLEENQRIREKYSNRFKYIFIDEYQDTNYPQYLFVRLLYNKSNIVCAVGDEDQSIYGFRGAQIDNILKFDKEYDNCKVIKLEKNYRSAQEILNIANTLISKNSLRKEKRLYSDKIGGRISIVNLANENEEASFVAEQIQKLQYNGESLSDIAVLYRTNFQSRTIEEALIRYGIPYNIIGSKRFLERKEIKDVIAYLKLLINPSDNLAFLRAIGSHPRGIGAKLIQTISKTSDDLDTSMFEASQWLLENNRLTPRQTNALKQFLEIFTIDTKQSVDRIIDAIIDRSGFKNHLEQTGDFDRIANIMELKNAGNLDSLEAFLEDLSLLDYSNELEEQKESVRLMTIHASKGLEFNTVFIVGVEEGLFPNENLKRDEMDIEEERRLFYVAITRAKTNLFITHASARKRGMEYQPSKPSRFLLEIKQAQKPTSLKRGDRIKHAVYGEGVVLSKDGQLLVVNFLKNGIKKILEKDRNLSAI
- the glmU gene encoding bifunctional UDP-N-acetylglucosamine diphosphorylase/glucosamine-1-phosphate N-acetyltransferase GlmU — protein: MEAVILAAGKSTRMKSKTSKIFHNICGKPMIFYVVEALRRYKIHIVSNTQTNDTLKELFPQATIHIQKEQKGTADAVACAIDYIKEDTFIVVNADMPLIDPNDIESAYGILKSRGLDCVLLTAELDDPKGYGRIIRDNGCIRIIEEKNADENTRKIKEINSGIYIFKTESVKEALPKIERDAVSNEYYLTDIIPLLKGVEAVRVNPQHILGVNTRKQLSEVRNIMQRRIIDKFDDVTFIDSENTYINYDVEIGEDTVIYPNVHLRGKTTIGRNCIIENGSVIENSVIKDNVHIKPYCVIEESTIKNNCEIGPFAHLRPHSELSENVRIGNFVETKKVRIGRNTKASHLTYLGDATLGSDVNVGCGTITCNYDGYRKNETIIGDRVFIGSDVQLVAPVRIGNDVLIAAGTTVTKDVEDFSLAISRVPQVNKEGWVKKYRQSMEKKLKEEKKAK